The following proteins are encoded in a genomic region of Grus americana isolate bGruAme1 chromosome 5, bGruAme1.mat, whole genome shotgun sequence:
- the TCIRG1 gene encoding V-type proton ATPase 116 kDa subunit a 3 isoform X2 has protein sequence MSGLHSQIQDLSVVLEETEQYLAQVLDKVVLALPTWRVQVQKMKAIYLVLNQCSFDVTEKCLIAEVWCPVRDLTQVQDALRQGSYKSGSSVECFVQRIPTSESPPTLIRTNKFTAGFQSIVDAYGVASYQEVNPAPYAIITFPFIFAIMFGDVGHGLLMFLFALWMVLYENSPSLRQASNEIWLTFFEGRYLILLMGAFSIYTGFIYNECFSKATVIFPSAWSVATMANHSSWSSDYLATHPSLTLDPNVTGVFQGPYPFGIDPIWSLATNHLNFLNSFKMKMSVVLGIVHMGFGIMLGIFNHVHFRQRHRLVLEFLPEMVFLLALFGYLVFLIFYKWIKFSAADSMVAPSILIHFIDMFLFTSNAGNLPLYRGQVPVQTALVVLALASVPVLLLGTPLYLCCRRRAQRMGGPALAAVGEQEPLLEGQEAGNSVNATKEDVESGGHSPDAEHLDFAEIFMHQAIHTIEYCLGCVSNTASYLRLWALSLAHAQLSEVLWTMVMRNGFVRLSYVGGVVLVPVFAAFAVLTVAILLVMEGLSAFLHALRLHWVEFQNKFYVGAGYKLCPFAFAPDASE, from the exons ATGAGCGGGCTGCACAGCCAGATCCAGGACCTCAGCGTG GTGCTGGAGGAGACGGAGCAGTACCTGGCGCAGGTGCTGGACAAGGTGGTGCTGGCACTGCCCACCTGGCGGGTGCAGGTGCAGAAGATGAAGGCCATCTACCTCGTCCTCAACCAGTGCAGCTTTGACGTCACCGAGAAGTGCCTCATCGCCGAGGTCTGGTGCCCCGTGCGGGACCTCACCCAAGTGCAGGATGCCCTGCGCCAAGGATCG TACAAGAGCGGCTCGAGCGTGGAGTGCTTCGTGCAGCGCATCCCCACCTCGGAGAGCCCCCCCACCCTCATCCGCACCAACAAGTTCACCGCCGGCTTCCAGAGCATCGTGGACGCCTACGGGGTGGCCAGCTACCAGGAGGTGAACCCTG cGCCCTACGCCATCATCACCTTCCCCTTCATCTTCGCCATCATGTTTGGGGACGTGGGGCACGGGCTGCTCATGTTCCTCTTTGctctctggatggtgctgtaCGAGAACAGCCCCAGCCTGCGGCAGGCCAGCAACGAG ATCTGGCTGACGTTCTTCGAGGGGCGCTACCTCATCCTGCTCATGGGGGCCTTCTCCATCTACACCGGCTTCATCTACAACGAGTGCTTCAGCAAAGCCACCGTCATCTTCCCCTCTGCCTGGAGCGTGGCCACCATGGCCAACCACTCCTCTTGGAG CTCTGACTACCTCGCCACCCACCCGTCCCTCACCCTGGACCCCAATGTCACCGGTGTCTTCCAAGGGCCCTATCCTTTCGGGATTGACCCA ATCTGGAGCTTGGCCACCAACCACCTCAACTTCCTCAACTCCTTCAAGATGAAGATGTCCGTGGTGCTGGGCATCGTGCACATGGGCTTTGGCATCATGCTGGGGATCTTCAACCACGT GCACTTCCGGCAGCGGCACCGGCTGGTGCTGGAGTTCCTGCCCGAGATGGTTTTCCTCCTGGCGCTCTTCGGCTACCTCGTCTTCCTCATCTTCTACAAGTGGATCAAGTTCAGCGCCGCCGACTCCATGGTGGCCCCCAGCATCCTCATCCACTTCATCGACATGTTCCTCTTCACCTCCAACGCCGGCAACCTCCCGCTCTACCGGGGGCAG GTGCCGGTGCAGACCGCACTGGTGGTGCTGGCGCTGGCGTCGGTGCCCgtcctgctcctggggacacCGCTCTACCTGTGCTGCCGGCGGCGCGCGCAGCGGATGGGCGGCCCTGCG CTGGCGGCCGTGGGGGAGCAGGAGCCGCtgctggaggggcaggaggccGGCAACTCCGTCAACGCCACCAAGGAGGACGTGGAGAGTGGGGGGCACAGCCCGGATGCCGAG CACTTGGACTTCGCCGAGATCTTCATGCACCAGGCGATCCACACCATCGAGTACTGCCTGGGCTGCGTCTCCAACACCGCGTCCTACCTGCGGCTCTGGGCGCTTAGCCTGGCCCATGCCC agctgTCGGAGGTCCTGTGGACCATGGTGATGCGCAACGGCTTCGTGCGGCTCAGCTACGTGGGCGGCGTGGTGCTGGTGCCGGTTTTCGCCGCCTTTGCCGTGCTGACCGTGGCCATCCTGCTGGTGATGGAGGGGCTCTCCGCCTTCCTCCACGCCCTGCGTCTGCACTG GGTGGAATTTCAGAATAAGTTTTACGTGGGTGCGGGGTACAAGCTGTGCCCCTTCGCCTTCGCGCCCGACGCCTCGGAGTAG
- the LOC129206698 gene encoding aldehyde dehydrogenase family 3 member B1-like, with the protein MNPHTELVSCLRAAWLSGKTRPMEYRVAQLEALGRFLDEKKQDILEATASDMGKPPFEVELSEISICRSELNHALNNLGTWMKDEHVEKNWATQLDSAFIRKDPYGVVLIIGPWNYPINLLLVPLIGAIAAGNCVAMKPSEISRNVERLVAETLPRYLDKDCFAVVTASMEEITRLLENKFDYIFFTGSPSVGRIVMTAAAKHLTPVTLELGGKNPCYVSDTCDVQNVARWVAWGRFFNAGQTCIAPDYVLCSVEMREKLLPALRKAITDFYGSNPRESPDFGRIVGDKQFRRVQALLRSGLVVIGGQTDAEARYIAPTVLVDVQQDDPVMQEEIFGPILPILTVASVDDAIAFINARERPLALYVFSSCKKVVNRVLERTSSGGFCANDTIMHMTLTTLPFRGIGQGGLGRYHGRFSFETFSHPRSTLLRGVGREALNAPRYPPYAPSRLPLLRATTETKRLAAAINVYFRFRLRFEPAPPSHARPIAAPLRRRPAQSTNLLPIFPPPSLPQRPPTNRKRVWRRLPRPPSP; encoded by the exons ATGAATCCCCACACCGAGCTGGTGAGCTGCCTGCGGGCAGCCTGGCTCTCGGGGAAGACGCGGCCCATGGAGTACCGCGTGGCCCAGCTGGAGGCCCTGGGACGTTTCTTGGATGAGAAGAAGCAGGACATCTTGGAGGCCACCGCCTCGGACATGGGCAAG ccACCCTTTGAAGTGGAGCTCTCCGAGATCTCCATCTGCAGGAGCGAGCTCAACCACGCACTCAACAACCTGGGCACCTGGATGAAGGATGAGCACGTGGAGAAGAACTGG GCGACGCAGCTGGACTCGGCCTTCATCCGCAAGGACCCGTACGGGGTGGTGCTCATCATCGGGCCCTGGAACTACCCCATCAACCTCCTCCTGGTGCCCCTCATCGGGGCCATCGCCGCTG GTAACTGTGTTGCCATGAAACCCTCCGAGATCAGCAGGAATGTGGAGAGGTTAGTGGCCGAGACGCTGCCCAGGTACCTAGACAAG GACTGCTTTGCCGTGGTGACCGCCAGCATGGAAGAAATCACCAGACTGCTGGAGAACAAGTTTGACTACATCTTCTTCACCG GCAGCCCCTCCGTGGGGAGGATCGTGATGACAGCCGCTGCCAAGCACCTGACGCCCGTGAcgctggagctggggggcaAGAACCCCTGCTACGTGTCCGACACCTGCGACGTGCAGAATGTGGCCCGGTGGGTGGCCTGGGGCCGCTTCTTCAACGCGGGGCAGACCTGCATCGCGCCCGACTACGTGCTGTGCAGCGTGGAGATGCGGGAGAAGCTGCTGCCCGCCCTGCGTAAGGCCATCACTGATTTTTATGGCTCCAACCCTCGGGAGTCCCCCGACTTCGGCCGCATCGTGGGGGACAAGCAGTTCCGGCGGGTGCAGGCTCTGCTGCGCAGCGGGCTTGTGGTCATTGGAGGACAGACGGACGCAGAGGCGCGCTACATCG cccccacgGTGCTGGTGGACGTGCAGCAGGATGACCCCGTCATGCAGGAGGAGATCTTCGGGCCCATCCTGCCCATCCTCACGGTGGCCAGCGTGGATGACGCCATTGCCTTCATTAACGCCCGGGAGCGGCCGCTGGCCCTCTACGTCTTCTCCTCCTGCAAGAag GTGGTGAACCGGGTGCTGGAGCGGACGAGCAGCGGCGGCTTCTGTGCCAATGACACCATCATGCACATGACGCTCACCACCCTGCCCTTCAGAGGCATCG GGCAGGGCGGTTTAGGCCGCTATCACGGCCGCTTCAGCTTCGAGACCTTCTCGCACCCGCGATCCACGTTGCTCCGCGGGGTCGGCCGGGAGGCCCTCAACGCCCCACGCTACCCACCCTACGCCCCCAGCCGCCTCCCGCTGCTCCGCGCCACCACCGAGACCAAGCGCCTCGCCGCCGCAATAAACGTCTACTTCCGCTTCCGCCTACGCTTCGAGCCCGCCCCGCCGTCTCACGCCCGACCAATCGCCgcgccgctccgccgccgccccgcccaATCCACGaatctcctccccatcttccccccaccctcccttccccagcggCCTCCGACCAATCGAAAACGAGTCTGGCGCCGTCTGccccgccctccctccccctaG
- the TCIRG1 gene encoding V-type proton ATPase 116 kDa subunit a 3 isoform X1 — MGSLFRSEEVCLAQLFLQSASAYSCVSELGERGLLEFRDLNPKVSAFQRRFVGEVRRCEEMEKTFTFLQQELRDAGRVLGPCPESPRAPLAREALRVQEQSEQLAQELREVSRNRASLRGRLRELRQYLHVLREGQRFTSLPAPLGSPPRPRALSEREPILDPSLHQHLDRKINFVAGVIHPWRVSAFERLLWRACRGYLVASFVEMPEPMEDPATGESITWVIFLISYWGEQIGQKIRKISDCFHCQVYPYPESEASRVDTMSGLHSQIQDLSVVLEETEQYLAQVLDKVVLALPTWRVQVQKMKAIYLVLNQCSFDVTEKCLIAEVWCPVRDLTQVQDALRQGSYKSGSSVECFVQRIPTSESPPTLIRTNKFTAGFQSIVDAYGVASYQEVNPAPYAIITFPFIFAIMFGDVGHGLLMFLFALWMVLYENSPSLRQASNEIWLTFFEGRYLILLMGAFSIYTGFIYNECFSKATVIFPSAWSVATMANHSSWSSDYLATHPSLTLDPNVTGVFQGPYPFGIDPIWSLATNHLNFLNSFKMKMSVVLGIVHMGFGIMLGIFNHVHFRQRHRLVLEFLPEMVFLLALFGYLVFLIFYKWIKFSAADSMVAPSILIHFIDMFLFTSNAGNLPLYRGQVPVQTALVVLALASVPVLLLGTPLYLCCRRRAQRMGGPALAAVGEQEPLLEGQEAGNSVNATKEDVESGGHSPDAEHLDFAEIFMHQAIHTIEYCLGCVSNTASYLRLWALSLAHAQLSEVLWTMVMRNGFVRLSYVGGVVLVPVFAAFAVLTVAILLVMEGLSAFLHALRLHWVEFQNKFYVGAGYKLCPFAFAPDASE; from the exons ATGGGGTCCCTGTTCCGCAGCGAGGAGGTTTGCCTGGCCCAGCTCTTCCTCCAGTCCGCCTCGGCCTACAGCTGCGTCAGCGAGCTGGGCGAGCGGGGGCTGCTCGAGTTCAGGGAC CTGAACCCCAAGGTGAGTGCCTTCCAACGGCGCTTCGTGGGCGAGGTGCGGCGCTGCGAGGAGATGGAGAAGACCTTCA ccttcctgcagcaggagctgcggGATGCCGGGCGGGTGCTGGGGCCATGCCCCGAGAGCCCGCGGGCACCGCTGGCACGGGAAGCTCTGCGGGTGCAGGAGCAGTCGGAGCAGTTGGCGCAGGAGCTGCGGGAGGTCAGCCGTAACCGTGCCTCGCTGCGCGGGCGCCTGCGGGAGCTGCGCCAGTACCTCCACGTCCTGCGCGAGGGCCAGCGCTTCACCAGCCTGCCG GCCCCCCTGGgctccccgccgcggccccgggcGCTCTCGGAGCGTGAGCCCATCCTCGACCCCTCCCTGCATCAGCACCTCGACCGCAAGATCAA TTTCGTGGCCGGCGTCATTCACCCGTGGCGGGTGAGCGCCTTCGAGCGGCTGCTGTGGCGCGCCTGCCGTGGCTACCTGGTGGCCAGCTTCGTGGAGATGCCcgagcccatggaggacccgGCCACG GGCGAGAGCATCACCTGGGTCATCTTCCTCATCTCCTACTGGGGCGAGCAGATCGGGCAGAAGATCCGCAAGATCTCGGACTG CTTCCACTGCCAAGTGTACCCCTACCCAGAGAGCGAGGCCAGCCGGGTGGACACCATGAGCGGGCTGCACAGCCAGATCCAGGACCTCAGCGTG GTGCTGGAGGAGACGGAGCAGTACCTGGCGCAGGTGCTGGACAAGGTGGTGCTGGCACTGCCCACCTGGCGGGTGCAGGTGCAGAAGATGAAGGCCATCTACCTCGTCCTCAACCAGTGCAGCTTTGACGTCACCGAGAAGTGCCTCATCGCCGAGGTCTGGTGCCCCGTGCGGGACCTCACCCAAGTGCAGGATGCCCTGCGCCAAGGATCG TACAAGAGCGGCTCGAGCGTGGAGTGCTTCGTGCAGCGCATCCCCACCTCGGAGAGCCCCCCCACCCTCATCCGCACCAACAAGTTCACCGCCGGCTTCCAGAGCATCGTGGACGCCTACGGGGTGGCCAGCTACCAGGAGGTGAACCCTG cGCCCTACGCCATCATCACCTTCCCCTTCATCTTCGCCATCATGTTTGGGGACGTGGGGCACGGGCTGCTCATGTTCCTCTTTGctctctggatggtgctgtaCGAGAACAGCCCCAGCCTGCGGCAGGCCAGCAACGAG ATCTGGCTGACGTTCTTCGAGGGGCGCTACCTCATCCTGCTCATGGGGGCCTTCTCCATCTACACCGGCTTCATCTACAACGAGTGCTTCAGCAAAGCCACCGTCATCTTCCCCTCTGCCTGGAGCGTGGCCACCATGGCCAACCACTCCTCTTGGAG CTCTGACTACCTCGCCACCCACCCGTCCCTCACCCTGGACCCCAATGTCACCGGTGTCTTCCAAGGGCCCTATCCTTTCGGGATTGACCCA ATCTGGAGCTTGGCCACCAACCACCTCAACTTCCTCAACTCCTTCAAGATGAAGATGTCCGTGGTGCTGGGCATCGTGCACATGGGCTTTGGCATCATGCTGGGGATCTTCAACCACGT GCACTTCCGGCAGCGGCACCGGCTGGTGCTGGAGTTCCTGCCCGAGATGGTTTTCCTCCTGGCGCTCTTCGGCTACCTCGTCTTCCTCATCTTCTACAAGTGGATCAAGTTCAGCGCCGCCGACTCCATGGTGGCCCCCAGCATCCTCATCCACTTCATCGACATGTTCCTCTTCACCTCCAACGCCGGCAACCTCCCGCTCTACCGGGGGCAG GTGCCGGTGCAGACCGCACTGGTGGTGCTGGCGCTGGCGTCGGTGCCCgtcctgctcctggggacacCGCTCTACCTGTGCTGCCGGCGGCGCGCGCAGCGGATGGGCGGCCCTGCG CTGGCGGCCGTGGGGGAGCAGGAGCCGCtgctggaggggcaggaggccGGCAACTCCGTCAACGCCACCAAGGAGGACGTGGAGAGTGGGGGGCACAGCCCGGATGCCGAG CACTTGGACTTCGCCGAGATCTTCATGCACCAGGCGATCCACACCATCGAGTACTGCCTGGGCTGCGTCTCCAACACCGCGTCCTACCTGCGGCTCTGGGCGCTTAGCCTGGCCCATGCCC agctgTCGGAGGTCCTGTGGACCATGGTGATGCGCAACGGCTTCGTGCGGCTCAGCTACGTGGGCGGCGTGGTGCTGGTGCCGGTTTTCGCCGCCTTTGCCGTGCTGACCGTGGCCATCCTGCTGGTGATGGAGGGGCTCTCCGCCTTCCTCCACGCCCTGCGTCTGCACTG GGTGGAATTTCAGAATAAGTTTTACGTGGGTGCGGGGTACAAGCTGTGCCCCTTCGCCTTCGCGCCCGACGCCTCGGAGTAG
- the LOC129207368 gene encoding olfactory receptor 5G3-like codes for MAESNCTQATEFSLTEFTDNLMTQVTLFLMFLVTILGNLGMIALIRASPQLHSPMYYFLGNLAFVDLCSSTIITPKMLVDFISEKKGITYAGCVAQVFIFDLFGMTECFLLATMAYDRYMAICHPLVYPLVMSPKCCFRLVTGSYLMGLTNGMGQTIGMSNLSFCGSSVIDLFFCDISPLISLSTSDTTLSHIILRTSASLFGVSSSLVVLVSYVAIISTILSISSAEGKRKAFSTCASHLTTVSIFYGTSLFMYLKPSSDSSRKEDKWTAVFYTVVTPMLNPLIYSLRNKEVKEALRRLTKIK; via the coding sequence ATGGCAGAAAGCAATTGCACCCAAGCGACTGAGTTCAGCTTAACGGAGTTCACAGACAACCTGATGACTCAGGTCACTCTCTTTCTGATGTTTCTTGTCACCATCCTGGGGAACCTTGGGATGATTGCATTAATCAGGGCCAGCCCTCAGCTCCACTCCCCCATGTATTATTTCCTGGGAAACCTGGCTTTTGTAGACCTCTGTTCTTCCACCATCATCACCCCTAAGATGTTGGTTGACTTTATATCAGAGAAGAAGGGCATTACTTATGCTGGGTGCGTGGCTCAGGTGTTCATTTTTGATCTTTTTGGGATGACAGAATGCTTCCTGCTGGCTACGATGGCGTATGACCGTTACATGGCCATTTGCCATCCCCTGGTGTATCCCCTTGTCATGTCCCCAAAATGCTGTTTCCGGCTGGTGACTGGGTCATATCTCATGGGGTTGACAAATGGCATGGGACAGACTATCGGCATGTCCAATTTATCCTTCTGTGGCTCCAGCGTCATCGACCTGTTCTTCTGTGACATTTCCCCTCTGATATCACTCTCGACCTCCGACACCACCCTCAGCCACATTATCCTAAGAACTTCGGCATCTTTATTTGGTGTGTCCAGCAGCCTGGTTGTCCTGGTCTCCTACGTGGCCATCATCTCCACCATCCTGAGCATCAGTTCAGCTGAGGGCAAGCGCAAAGCCTTCTCCACCTGTGCCTCCCACCTCACCACTGTGAGCATCTTCTACGGGACATCGCTTTTTATGTACTTAAAGCCCAGCTCAGACAGCtcaagaaaagaagataaatggaCTGCGGTGTTCTACACTGTGGTGACTCCCATGCTGAACCCCTTGATCTACAGCCTGAGGAATAAGGAGGTAAAGGAGGCTTTGAGGAGACTCACAAAAATAAAGTGA
- the LOC129207355 gene encoding aldehyde dehydrogenase family 3 member B1-like, translated as MQTGSVFPQPGMQQPLEPPGQQPPGSGARKAPEDYGSGGTGSMDGDVASGNPYAGLVSHLRAAWLSGKTRPMEYRVAQLEALGRFLEEKKQDILEAAASDMGKPPFEAEFSEIILCKNELHETLNNLGTWMKDEHVDRNLVTRLDSAFIRKDPYGVVLIIAPWNYPIHLLLGPLIGAIAAGNCAIIKPSEMTKNTERLVAEALPAYLDKDCFAVVTAGVEETTRLLENKFDYIFYTGSPSVGRIVMTAAAKHLTPVTLELGGKNPCYVSDTCDVQNVAQRVAWGRFFNVGQTCIAPDYVLCSVEMREKLLPALRKAITDFYGSNPRESPDFGRIVGDKHFQRVQKLLRSGRVVIGGQTDEKERYIAPTVLVDLQPSDPIMQEEIFGPILPIVIVANMDEAIDFINSRERPLVVYAFSSDDKVVNQVLERTSSGGFCGNDTLMHVTLTSLPFGGIGNSGLGMYHGKFTFDTFTHCRGCLHRGMGREALNALRYPPYSQQKMGIVRAASEVKRKGACTLL; from the exons ATGCAGACTGGCAGTGTCTTCCCGCAGCCCGGCATGCAGCAGCCCCTCGAGCCCCCCGGGCAGCAGCCCCCGGGCAGTGGGGCCAGGAAAGCCCCTGAGGATTATGGCAGCGGTGGGACGGGGAGCATGGATGGTGATGTCGCAAG TGGGAACCCCTACGCCGGGCTGGTGAGCCACCTGCGGGCAGCCTGGCTCTCGGGGAAGACGCGGCCCATGGAGTACCGCGTGGCCCAGCTGGAGGCCCTGGGACGTTTCTTGGAAGAGAAGAAGCAGGACATCTTGGAGGCCGCTGCCTCGGACATGGGCAAG CCGCCCTTCGAAGCCGAATTCTCTGAGATCATCCTCTGCAAAAATGAGCTGCACGAGACCCTGAACAACCTGGGCACCTGGATGAAGGACGAGCACGTGGACAGGAATCTG GTGACCCGGCTGGATTCGGCCTTCATCCGCAAGGACCCGTACGGGGTGGTGCTCATTATCGCGCCATGGAACTACCCCATCCACCTCCTGCTGGGGCCCCTCATCGGGGCCATCGCTGCCG GTAACTGTGCCATTATCAAACCCTCGGAGATGACCAAGAACACAGAGAGACTTGTGGCTGAAGCTCTGCCCGCCTACCTGGACAAG GACTGCTTTGCTGTGGTGACCGCCGGCGTGGAGGAGACCACCAGACTGCTGGAGAACAAGTTTGACTACATCTTCTACACTG GCAGCCCCTCCGTGGGGAGGATCGTGATGACAGCCGCTGCCAAGCACCTGACACCCGTGAcgctggagctggggggcaAGAACCCCTGCTACGTGTCCGACACCTGCGACGTGCAGAATGTGGCCCAGCGGGTGGCCTGGGGCCGCTTCTTCAACGTGGGGCAGACCTGCATCGCGCCCGACTACGTGCTGTGCAGCGTGGAGATGCGGGAGAAGCTGCTGCCCGCCCTGCGTAAGGCCATCACTGATTTTTATGGCTCCAACCCTCGGGAGTCCCCCGACTTCGGCCGCATCGTGGGGGACAAGCACTTCCAGCGGGTGCAGAAGCTGCTGCGCAGCGGGCGTGTGGTCATTGGAGGACAGACGGACGAGAAGGAGCGCTACATCG ctccGACGGTGCTGGTGGACTTGCAGCCCTCTGATCCTATCATGCAGGAGGAGATCTTTGGCCCCATCTTACCCATTGTCATTGTGGCCAACATGGACGAAGCCATTGACTTTATCAACAGCCGTGAGCGGCCGTTGGTTGTGTATGCCTTCTCCTCCGATGACAAG GTGGTGAACCAGGTCCTGGAGCGGACAAGCAGCGGTGGCTTCTGCGGCAACGACACCCTGATGCACGTGACGTTGACCTCGCTGCCCTTCGGTGGGATCG GAAACAGCGGCCTGGGGATGTACCACGGCAAGTTCACCTTCGACACCTTCACCCACTGCCGCGGCTGCCTGCACCGTGGCATGGGCCGCGAGGCCCTCAACGCCCTGCGCTACCCGCCCTACAGCCAGCAGAAGATGGGCATCGTCCGGGCCGCCTCCGAGGTGAAGCGCAAGGGCGCCTGCACCCTGCTCTGA
- the NDUFS8 gene encoding NADH dehydrogenase [ubiquinone] iron-sulfur protein 8, mitochondrial, which produces MATLRLLYRAARTGPPAPLGYLRPLSTTVPRDSYKYVNVQEPPMDMRSITDRAAQTLLWTELFRGLAMTLSYLFREPATINYPFEKGPLSPRFRGEHALRRYPSGEERCIACKLCEAICPAQAITIEAEPRADGSRRTTRYDIDMTKCIYCGFCQEACPVDAIVEGPNFEFSTETHEELLYNKEKLLNNGDKWEAEIAANIQADYLYR; this is translated from the exons ATGGCGACGCTGCGTTTGCTGTACCGGGCTGCCCGCACAG gcCCGCCGGCCCCCCTGGGCTACCTGCGCCCGCTCAGCACCACCGTCCCTAGAGACTCCTACA AGTATGTCAACGTCCAGGAGCCGCCCATGGACATGCGGTCCATCACCGACCGGGCTGCCCAGACCCTGCTCTGGACCGAGCTCTTCCGAG GCCTGGCCATGACACTCAGCTACCTTTTCCGGGAGCCGGCCACCATCAACTACCCCTTTGAGAAGGGCCCGCTGAGCCCGCGCTTCCGTGGGGAGCATGCCCTGCGCCGCTACCCCTCGGGGGAGGAGAGGTGCATCGCCTGCAAGCTCTGTGAGGCCATCTGCCCGGCACAG GCGATCACCATCGAGGCCGAGCCCCGAGCCGACGGCAGCCGCCGCACCACGCGTTACGACATCGACATGACCAAGTGCATCTACTGCGGGTTCTGCCAGGAGGCCTGCCCCGTGGACGCCATCGTGGAG GGCCCCAACTTCGAGTTCTCGACGGAGACGCACGAGGAGCTGCTTTACAACAAGGAGAAGCTGCTCAACAACGGTGATAAGTGGGAGGCCGAGATCGCGGCCAACATCCAAGCCGATTACCTGTACCGGTGA
- the TBX10 gene encoding T-box transcription factor TBX10, protein MWGISFYSLFTPSRAFPGGPGEGPPCSTSLGWAGEGLGTSGKNRRVCHAAARLEMGSLWEEFNRLGTEMIVTKAGRRMFPTFQVKLSGLDPLADYVLLMDFIPLDDKRYRYAFHSSSWLAAGRADPAAPGRVHFHPDSPAKGAQWMRQIVSFDKLKLTNNLLDDNGHIILNSMHRYQPRFHVVFVDPRRDSERFAHQNFKSFSFPETQFMAVTAYQNHRITQLKIASNPFAKGFRDGDPEPWCGVAAGSLLGAVPRARATALPSRPEKQEKGAPHSRGALATAVSPQPAPPVAPPGFPELPAPPFQPLACPPGVYVGAKPRTLPYPLPTFPPLGTYGTAAAPAFGYGQQ, encoded by the exons ATGTGGGGTATCTCCTTCTACAGCCTTTTCACACCCAGCAGAG CCTTCCCGGGGGGGCCGGGCGAGGGACccccctgcagcaccagccTCGGGTGGGCAGGCGAGGGGCTGGGGACCAGCGGCAAGAACCGGCGCGTGTGCCACGCCGCAGCGCGGCTGGAGATGGGCAGCCTCTGGGAGGAGTTCAACCGCCTAGGCACCGAGATGATCGTCACCAAGGCGGGCAG gaGGATGTTCCCCACCTTTCAGGTGAAGCTATCCGGGCTGGACCCGCTGGCCGACTACGTCCTGCTCATGGACTTCATCCCGCTGGATGACAAGAGATACAG GTACGCcttccacagctcctcctggctggCGGCGGGACGGGCcgaccccgcagcccccggccgcGTCCACTTCCACCCCGACTCCCCGGCCAAGGGGGCCCAGTGGATGCGGCAGATCGTCTCCTTCGACAAGCTCAAGCTGACCAACAACCTCCTGGACGACAACGGCCAC ATCATCCTCAACTCCATGCACCGCTACCAGCCCCGCTTCCACGTGGTCTTCGTGGACCCGCGGCGGGACAGCGAGCGCTTCGCCCACCAGAACTTCAAGTCCTTCAGCTTCCCCGAGACCCAGTTCATGGCAGTGACGGCTTACCAGAACCACCGG ATCACCCAGCTGAAGATCGCCAGCAACCCCTTCGCCAAGGGCTTTCGGGATGGCGACCCCGAGCCGTG GTGCGGGGTGGCCGCGGGGTCCCTGCTGGGTGCCGTGCCCCGCGCCCGGGCCACCGCGCTGCCCTCCCGCCCCGAGAAGCAGGAGAAAG gggCTCCTCACAGCCGTGGGGCACTGGCCACCGCCGTGTCCCCACAACCGGCCCCGCCGGTGGCTCCCCCCGGCTTCCCCGAGCTGCCCGCGCCCCCCTTCCAGCCCCTCGCCTGCCCCCCCGGTGTCTACGTGGGGGCCAAGCCCCGCACCCTGCCCTACCCCCTGCCCACCTTCCCCCCGCTCGGCACCTACGGCACCGCCGCGGCCCCCGCCTTCGGCTACGGGCAGCAGTGA